One window of the Granulicella arctica genome contains the following:
- a CDS encoding c-type cytochrome: MRLGAQFALALMLLVCGCKVSPPTSFERQLIVATKHRLTVRNKDQKNPLPLTSESLAAGKEAFNHYCVACHGMDGQNTGVPFADRLSPPLPALSSAEVQSYTDGQLKWVIDNGISPSGMPASSGTLSDEDIWSIVHFIRHLPPAGSLGEPEMYSH, encoded by the coding sequence ATGCGCCTTGGAGCCCAATTCGCACTGGCGCTGATGCTTCTCGTGTGCGGTTGCAAAGTTAGCCCCCCAACTAGCTTCGAACGACAGTTGATCGTAGCAACGAAACACCGTCTCACGGTGCGGAACAAGGATCAGAAGAATCCTCTGCCATTGACCTCGGAGAGTCTAGCAGCTGGCAAAGAGGCGTTCAACCACTACTGTGTCGCTTGCCACGGGATGGACGGACAGAATACCGGAGTTCCGTTTGCGGATCGGCTGTCACCGCCGCTGCCAGCACTGAGCTCCGCAGAAGTACAAAGTTATACGGACGGGCAATTGAAATGGGTGATCGATAACGGTATTTCACCATCGGGGATGCCAGCCTCGAGCGGTACGCTAAGCGACGAGGACATCTGGTCTATCGTACATTTTATTCGTCACCTGCCGCCCGCTGGAAGTCTTGGTGAACCAGAGATGTACAGCCACTAA
- the mutS gene encoding DNA mismatch repair protein MutS yields MDAGMLTPVMRQYFAAKELYPDCLMFCRIGDFYELFYDDAILVARELQLTLTARDREKKQPMCGVPYHAAEVYIQRLLRKGYRIALCEQMEDPKTVKGIVKREVTRVLTPGTSMDPSLGAEQSNYLASVQLKGSCAGVALLDLSTGEFRATEFTGPGAWAAAVDELGRVRPVELLYGSGLLGGVNLAGEPETSAGLDAIRTKTAVDEWVFTAEYAVPLLRNHFKVFSLEGMGLGGHEAAAVAAGALLHYIQKTKQGAVEHVDGVRYYERSTCLELDAVSVRNLELVEPLFSGESAQTTLFYTLDACCTPMGKRLLRATLLRPSNGLPEIEARLEAVAEACSRLREREALRRSMDGVLDLERLLGRVALDSAGPREVMALAGTLGCLPGVVAAVRMFAAGRWQELGKMAHPTLRGEATKDGAPGGFGLIDGIKAPAGPSTALRSAQDDRFSENGFDALEDLCGLVVGTIAEEPPVTFSDGGVIRAGVDAELDELRELSRSGRQALVAIEERERTRTGIGSLKVRFNSVFGYYLEVTKANAKSVPADYERKQTLVNAERFTTPELKDYEAKILTAQERSGEIERRIFAELRATLLAGAMRMRATAKRVAEIDMLACFAHLAALRGWVKPTVEESGVLEFVQARHPVVERRLEESGGGRFVPNSLYLDAGSDGASPDDASGPAVMLITGPNMGGKSTYLRQAALLVVMAQCGCFVPAERMRLGLVDRIYTRIGASDNVARGRSTFMVEMTETAAILNTATSRSLVLLDEMGRGTATYDGLSLAWATVEHLHDRIGARTLFATHYHELTLLAERLTRLKNLRVTVKETSTGIVFLHTVEAGPASKSYGIEVAKLAGLPAVVIGRAREVLKLHEKAETQQVASALAASSGETARPLQMTMFTPLSQRIVDRLEAADVDEMTPREALNLLAELQRELKN; encoded by the coding sequence ATGGATGCGGGAATGCTGACGCCGGTGATGCGGCAGTATTTCGCGGCGAAGGAGCTCTACCCGGACTGCCTGATGTTCTGCAGGATTGGGGACTTCTACGAGCTGTTCTATGACGACGCGATCCTGGTGGCGCGGGAGTTGCAGCTTACGCTGACTGCGCGGGATCGGGAGAAGAAGCAGCCGATGTGCGGCGTTCCGTACCATGCGGCTGAGGTCTATATCCAGCGGCTGTTGCGGAAGGGCTACCGGATCGCGCTGTGCGAGCAGATGGAAGACCCCAAGACGGTCAAGGGCATCGTCAAGCGCGAGGTCACGCGTGTCCTGACTCCGGGGACCTCGATGGACCCTTCGCTCGGGGCAGAGCAGTCGAACTATCTTGCGAGTGTTCAGCTCAAGGGGAGCTGCGCGGGGGTGGCGCTACTGGATCTTTCGACGGGAGAGTTTCGGGCGACCGAGTTCACGGGGCCGGGTGCGTGGGCGGCAGCGGTGGATGAGTTAGGGCGAGTGAGGCCGGTGGAGTTGCTGTACGGGTCGGGCTTGCTGGGTGGGGTGAATCTTGCGGGGGAGCCTGAGACTTCGGCTGGGCTCGACGCGATTCGGACGAAGACGGCGGTAGACGAGTGGGTGTTTACGGCCGAGTATGCCGTGCCGCTGCTGCGGAATCACTTCAAGGTCTTTTCGCTGGAGGGGATGGGCCTGGGCGGGCACGAGGCTGCGGCTGTGGCGGCGGGGGCGCTCTTACACTACATCCAGAAGACAAAGCAGGGCGCAGTTGAGCACGTGGACGGGGTGCGGTACTACGAGCGGTCGACCTGCCTGGAACTGGACGCGGTCAGTGTAAGGAATCTGGAACTGGTAGAGCCGCTGTTCTCTGGCGAGTCGGCCCAGACGACCCTGTTTTACACGCTGGATGCCTGTTGCACGCCGATGGGTAAGCGGCTCTTGCGCGCTACGCTGTTGCGGCCTTCGAATGGCCTGCCGGAGATTGAAGCTCGGCTGGAGGCTGTGGCTGAAGCTTGCTCTCGCCTTCGAGAGCGGGAAGCTTTGCGACGTTCGATGGATGGCGTTCTGGATCTGGAGCGGCTTCTCGGGCGAGTGGCGCTGGACTCAGCCGGGCCGCGCGAGGTGATGGCGCTGGCCGGAACGCTTGGGTGCCTGCCGGGTGTCGTTGCCGCTGTGAGGATGTTTGCGGCGGGACGGTGGCAGGAGCTGGGGAAGATGGCTCATCCCACCCTTCGCGGTGAGGCTACGAAGGATGGGGCACCCGGAGGTTTTGGGCTCATTGACGGGATAAAGGCACCCGCAGGTCCTTCGACTGCGCTCCGCTCCGCTCAGGATGACAGATTCTCGGAGAATGGTTTCGATGCTCTGGAGGATTTGTGTGGATTGGTGGTGGGGACGATTGCGGAGGAGCCGCCGGTAACGTTCTCGGATGGTGGGGTGATTCGTGCGGGTGTGGATGCGGAGCTGGATGAGCTACGCGAGTTGAGCCGGAGTGGGCGGCAGGCGCTGGTGGCGATCGAGGAGCGGGAACGGACGAGGACGGGGATTGGATCGCTGAAGGTTCGATTCAACTCGGTCTTCGGCTACTACCTTGAGGTGACCAAGGCGAATGCAAAGTCGGTTCCGGCGGACTACGAGCGAAAGCAGACACTGGTCAACGCGGAACGGTTTACGACGCCGGAGCTGAAGGACTATGAAGCGAAGATCCTGACTGCGCAGGAACGGTCGGGTGAGATCGAGCGGCGGATCTTCGCCGAGTTGCGCGCTACGCTGCTGGCCGGAGCGATGCGAATGCGAGCGACAGCCAAACGAGTGGCCGAGATCGACATGCTGGCCTGCTTCGCGCATCTTGCGGCGTTGCGCGGCTGGGTGAAACCGACCGTTGAGGAGAGTGGCGTTCTGGAGTTTGTGCAGGCCCGGCACCCGGTGGTGGAGCGGCGGCTTGAGGAGAGTGGCGGTGGGCGGTTTGTGCCTAACTCGCTCTACCTCGATGCGGGCTCAGACGGGGCTAGTCCCGACGACGCTTCGGGCCCTGCGGTGATGTTGATCACGGGACCGAATATGGGCGGTAAGAGTACTTACCTGCGGCAGGCCGCCCTGCTGGTCGTCATGGCGCAGTGTGGATGCTTTGTGCCGGCGGAGAGAATGCGGCTCGGCTTGGTCGACCGGATCTATACGCGAATCGGAGCGAGCGATAATGTGGCGCGCGGGCGTTCGACGTTCATGGTGGAGATGACGGAGACGGCGGCCATTCTGAATACAGCTACATCACGCTCGCTGGTACTGCTCGATGAGATGGGACGGGGAACCGCTACGTATGACGGCTTGTCCTTAGCGTGGGCCACGGTAGAGCATCTGCATGATCGGATCGGTGCGCGGACGCTCTTTGCTACGCATTATCACGAGCTGACGCTGCTGGCGGAGCGGTTGACGCGACTGAAGAATCTGAGAGTCACCGTCAAGGAGACGAGTACGGGGATCGTCTTCCTGCATACGGTCGAGGCAGGTCCGGCGAGTAAGAGCTACGGCATTGAAGTCGCGAAGCTTGCTGGGCTGCCTGCAGTGGTCATCGGGCGCGCCCGTGAGGTGCTGAAGCTGCATGAGAAGGCGGAGACGCAGCAGGTGGCTTCAGCCCTAGCTGCTTCATCGGGTGAGACAGCGCGCCCGCTGCAGATGACGATGTTTACGCCGTTGTCGCAGAGGATTGTAGATCGGCTGGAAGCTGCGGATGTGGATGAGATGACTCCGCGAGAAGCGCTGAACCTGTTGGCGGAGCTGCAACGAGAGCTGAAGAACTGA
- a CDS encoding cupredoxin domain-containing protein: MKLKSTQHLFILAILAVLSVATQRSHAQGPRRVEITAKRFTFSPAEITLKKNEQVTILLTSEDVDHGLKFKDLNIVLKVKKGQTSETSFTPTQAGTFVGQCAMFCGSGHGSMKMTLHVTE, translated from the coding sequence GTGAAGCTCAAGTCTACACAGCATCTTTTCATCCTGGCTATCTTGGCTGTGCTCTCGGTCGCAACGCAACGATCCCACGCGCAGGGTCCTCGCCGTGTAGAGATCACTGCGAAGCGTTTCACCTTCTCGCCGGCAGAGATCACCCTGAAGAAGAATGAGCAGGTCACCATCCTGTTGACCAGCGAAGACGTAGATCATGGCTTGAAGTTCAAGGATCTGAACATCGTATTGAAAGTAAAGAAGGGTCAGACCAGCGAAACATCGTTCACGCCTACACAGGCCGGTACCTTCGTCGGGCAGTGCGCTATGTTCTGCGGATCAGGTCACGGTTCCATGAAGATGACGCTCCACGTGACGGAGTAA
- a CDS encoding alpha/beta hydrolase: MRLLLSLLSIALVLPLAAQQRTLPLWPNGNPEPSKIVGPESDPTTDANRIVSGKVTVRVTNVSHPSLIVYEPKGKNTGAAALVFPGGSYIRLAYNIEGTEVCEWLNSIGMTCVLVKYRVPEEGHYPENVEDIEDAQQAMRLTRAHAAEWHIDPKRIGAIGFSAGAHLAAVLSTHPDFQGKTVPASAIDARPDFQMILYPGWLSGSDGKVAPSLLPDAAIPPTFLVQAENDYTAHVENSLVYFQALKDAKVPAELHLYTQGGHGFGLRPTDLPISHWPAEAEVWLHTIHILGEPAPVGRP; encoded by the coding sequence ATGCGTCTGCTCCTGTCCCTTCTCTCCATCGCTCTCGTTCTACCGCTCGCGGCCCAGCAACGCACGCTTCCCTTGTGGCCGAACGGTAATCCTGAGCCGTCGAAGATCGTTGGCCCGGAGAGCGATCCGACGACCGATGCTAACCGTATTGTGTCCGGCAAAGTGACCGTGCGCGTCACGAATGTGAGTCATCCCAGCCTGATCGTTTACGAACCAAAGGGAAAGAACACCGGCGCTGCGGCGCTCGTCTTTCCCGGTGGATCGTATATTCGTTTGGCCTACAACATCGAAGGGACCGAGGTCTGCGAGTGGCTGAACTCCATCGGCATGACCTGCGTTCTGGTGAAATATCGGGTTCCGGAAGAGGGTCATTATCCAGAGAACGTGGAGGATATCGAAGACGCGCAGCAGGCGATGCGACTCACGCGCGCTCATGCTGCGGAGTGGCATATCGACCCAAAGCGCATCGGCGCGATCGGCTTCTCTGCTGGCGCTCATCTGGCCGCTGTGTTGAGCACGCATCCTGACTTTCAGGGCAAGACTGTTCCGGCTTCAGCCATCGACGCTCGGCCTGACTTCCAGATGATCCTTTATCCGGGCTGGTTGAGCGGATCAGACGGCAAGGTTGCGCCTTCGCTGTTGCCCGATGCGGCGATTCCGCCGACGTTTCTTGTGCAGGCTGAGAACGACTATACGGCGCACGTCGAGAACTCGCTGGTGTACTTTCAGGCGCTTAAGGACGCCAAAGTCCCTGCTGAGCTTCATCTGTACACACAAGGCGGACATGGATTCGGGCTGCGGCCGACAGACCTGCCGATCTCTCATTGGCCTGCGGAGGCGGAGGTCTGGTTGCATACAATCCACATACTCGGCGAACCTGCGCCTGTCGGACGACCCTAA
- the hemC gene encoding hydroxymethylbilane synthase has protein sequence MNRPIRIGSRGSQLALWQANHILYALRDAGYKVELEVIRTTGDRMQQPGFVPPAGLDGKGIFIKEIEEALESGRIDLAVHSLKDLPTQIAPQFTLAAIPKRADARDVWVCEPYWALHTLPEGGKVGTTSPRRRAQLLALRPDLEFVEIRGNIDTRLKKLEKGDADALVLAAAGLDRLKRAEWVHQRFSPEEMCPAPGQGALALETRAVDCPATDDADDERDAYVRGAIAFFEHTHTRFCVDAERAVLHTLGGGCQLPIGAYCTPEDDHYRLYAQVVAPDGEAMVQLAMTAPLTANPCEIGQKLAADLIAQGALELLAPISELA, from the coding sequence ATGAATCGACCGATACGCATTGGCTCCCGCGGTTCGCAGCTCGCCCTCTGGCAGGCGAACCATATCCTTTACGCGCTCCGCGACGCCGGCTACAAGGTTGAGCTGGAAGTAATTCGCACGACCGGCGACCGAATGCAGCAGCCTGGCTTCGTTCCGCCAGCAGGCCTCGACGGCAAAGGCATCTTCATCAAGGAGATCGAGGAGGCGCTGGAATCTGGCCGGATCGATCTCGCCGTCCACTCGCTCAAGGATCTGCCAACGCAGATCGCTCCGCAGTTTACGCTTGCCGCGATCCCGAAGCGTGCCGATGCACGCGATGTATGGGTTTGCGAGCCGTATTGGGCCTTACACACGCTGCCTGAAGGTGGGAAAGTGGGTACGACGAGTCCACGCCGTCGCGCGCAGCTTCTGGCGCTGAGGCCTGACCTCGAGTTCGTCGAGATCCGCGGCAACATCGACACGCGCCTGAAGAAGCTGGAGAAGGGCGATGCGGATGCGCTGGTTCTCGCTGCGGCGGGTCTCGACCGGCTAAAGCGCGCAGAGTGGGTTCATCAGCGCTTCTCGCCTGAGGAGATGTGTCCGGCGCCGGGACAAGGCGCGCTTGCGCTTGAAACCCGTGCTGTGGATTGCCCGGCGACCGACGATGCGGATGACGAGCGTGATGCTTACGTTCGCGGTGCCATCGCCTTCTTCGAACACACGCACACGCGCTTCTGCGTCGATGCGGAACGTGCTGTGTTGCACACGCTTGGTGGTGGTTGTCAGCTTCCAATTGGCGCATACTGTACGCCTGAAGACGATCACTATCGGCTCTATGCGCAGGTCGTCGCGCCGGATGGAGAAGCCATGGTTCAGCTTGCAATGACTGCACCGTTGACGGCGAATCCCTGCGAGATAGGCCAGAAGCTCGCAGCAGACTTGATCGCGCAAGGCGCTCTCGAACTGCTCGCACCTATCTCCGAACTGGCCTGA
- a CDS encoding TlpA family protein disulfide reductase encodes MPKLKLVAALLLATVCLLVQTKQTAAADKPIKFKDRAGATHTIAELRGHPAVVNFWATWCGPCKDEMPRLQKLSETYALKNVQFVAISLDAPDTRNKIDATLATAGFKIPVWLGATDRTLTDLKLGILVPATLILDENGEVVGKIEGEAKDVDIQSRLDWLLGGKQGQQPTLIQKNG; translated from the coding sequence ATGCCTAAGCTGAAGCTTGTCGCCGCCCTCCTACTTGCCACCGTTTGCCTCTTGGTTCAGACAAAGCAGACCGCCGCTGCCGACAAACCGATCAAATTTAAGGACCGTGCAGGCGCAACACACACCATCGCCGAGCTTCGCGGCCATCCAGCCGTTGTGAACTTCTGGGCTACGTGGTGCGGTCCCTGCAAGGACGAGATGCCTCGACTACAGAAGCTCTCCGAGACCTACGCTCTAAAAAACGTCCAGTTCGTGGCCATCTCGCTCGACGCTCCCGACACGCGCAACAAGATCGACGCAACTCTTGCAACAGCAGGTTTCAAGATTCCAGTCTGGCTCGGCGCAACGGACCGAACACTGACGGATCTCAAGTTAGGCATTCTCGTTCCCGCGACCCTGATCCTCGACGAGAACGGCGAAGTGGTCGGCAAGATCGAAGGTGAAGCCAAGGATGTTGATATCCAATCCCGACTCGACTGGCTCCTCGGCGGAAAGCAAGGTCAGCAACCAACGCTGATCCAAAAGAACGGTTAG
- a CDS encoding uroporphyrinogen-III synthase: MPLIGKRILITRTRHQASELAAQLESAGAETISIPTIELAAPLSYCVLDASLASLRSFEWVIFTSINAVHAFAARAKTLSIMPSPRKIAVIGPATARAVREIGLIVDLMPKQYVAESLAEALVPFASSGAMLLIRAEEARDVLPDALHSAGAQLTIASAYRNIVPTESIAALQKLLAHPESMPDAITFTSSSTATNLFALLEQAALTLPKTIVRASIGPVTSQTLRELGYPPDIQAKEPTIASLCSALTTHWR; the protein is encoded by the coding sequence ATGCCGCTGATCGGCAAGCGCATTCTAATTACGAGAACGCGGCATCAGGCTTCGGAGCTTGCGGCGCAGCTTGAGTCCGCAGGGGCAGAGACGATTTCGATTCCGACGATCGAGCTGGCTGCGCCTTTGTCTTACTGCGTGCTCGATGCGTCGCTCGCGTCGCTTCGCAGCTTTGAGTGGGTAATCTTCACCAGCATCAATGCGGTGCATGCTTTCGCCGCGCGTGCTAAGACTCTGTCAATCATGCCAAGCCCGCGGAAGATCGCGGTGATCGGACCGGCGACTGCGCGGGCCGTTCGGGAGATCGGCCTGATCGTCGACCTGATGCCAAAGCAGTACGTTGCGGAGTCGCTTGCGGAGGCACTTGTTCCTTTTGCGTCGAGTGGTGCCATGTTGCTCATCCGTGCCGAAGAAGCACGCGATGTTCTTCCGGACGCTCTGCACAGTGCGGGAGCGCAACTGACCATCGCAAGCGCCTATCGCAACATCGTTCCCACAGAGTCGATTGCCGCACTGCAGAAGCTTCTTGCGCATCCAGAAAGCATGCCCGACGCGATCACCTTCACTAGTTCGTCGACGGCCACGAACCTATTTGCACTGCTCGAACAAGCTGCGCTGACACTTCCGAAGACAATCGTCCGTGCATCCATAGGACCGGTCACTTCGCAGACGCTTCGAGAGCTTGGCTATCCTCCAGACATCCAGGCCAAAGAGCCGACCATCGCTTCGCTCTGCAGCGCGCTCACGACTCACTGGCGATAG
- the hemA gene encoding glutamyl-tRNA reductase, protein MSETVGTRHLVLLGINHNTAPIEVRERVAIPAGRLADATRTLLHQPGIQEGLILSTCNRVELLTMQEENGVSPDLPRFLHEYFSLPIATLTPHLYEFREREAVRHLFRVASSLDSMVVGEPQILGQVKDAYTTAREVGAVQSNLEALLQRTFTVAKKVRSETQIGSSSVSIASVAVDLARKIFGSLTGKTVLLVGAGKMSELAARHLIQQGAASILVANRTQGRAEKIADEFRSPAIHTEVIPFDELYGQADRADIVITSTGAPQKLFGRSHGQHFLQRRRNRPMFFIDIAVPRDVDPRMNEVEGCFVYDIDDLQQVAQANLADRSREAAAAETIITSEVAKYEQRLHSRDAVPAILALQQSAEQIRQAELARSASKLAELTPGQAAAVEALTRSLTAKLLHPQLRALRQTTPAKDEP, encoded by the coding sequence ATGAGTGAAACCGTCGGCACCAGGCATCTCGTCCTTCTTGGCATCAACCACAACACCGCTCCCATCGAGGTGCGCGAGCGTGTCGCCATCCCTGCTGGCCGTCTTGCAGATGCGACGCGCACATTGCTTCATCAGCCCGGAATCCAGGAAGGGCTGATCCTCTCCACCTGCAACCGCGTCGAGTTGCTGACCATGCAGGAGGAGAACGGCGTTTCGCCCGATCTGCCCCGGTTTCTCCACGAATACTTCTCCCTGCCGATCGCTACGCTGACTCCGCATCTCTACGAGTTCCGCGAGCGGGAGGCGGTCCGTCACCTCTTCCGCGTCGCTTCATCGCTTGATTCGATGGTCGTGGGCGAGCCGCAGATCCTCGGGCAGGTCAAGGACGCGTACACAACGGCGCGTGAGGTTGGCGCTGTGCAGTCGAACCTTGAAGCCTTGCTGCAGCGGACCTTTACAGTCGCCAAGAAGGTCCGGAGCGAAACCCAGATTGGCTCGTCCTCCGTCTCTATTGCGTCCGTAGCTGTCGATCTCGCCCGCAAGATCTTTGGCAGCCTCACCGGCAAGACTGTGCTGCTGGTCGGAGCAGGGAAGATGTCCGAACTGGCCGCACGTCACCTCATTCAGCAGGGGGCTGCGAGTATCCTCGTCGCCAACCGTACACAGGGTCGTGCCGAGAAGATCGCTGACGAGTTCCGCAGTCCGGCCATCCACACCGAGGTCATTCCGTTCGACGAGCTGTATGGTCAGGCTGATCGCGCCGACATTGTCATCACCTCGACCGGAGCGCCGCAGAAGCTCTTCGGACGTTCGCATGGACAGCACTTTCTCCAGCGCCGCCGCAATCGGCCTATGTTCTTCATCGACATTGCGGTCCCGCGGGATGTCGACCCGCGTATGAACGAGGTCGAGGGCTGCTTCGTCTATGACATCGACGACCTTCAGCAGGTCGCGCAGGCGAATCTGGCGGATCGTTCTCGCGAAGCCGCTGCGGCTGAGACCATCATCACAAGCGAGGTCGCCAAGTATGAGCAGCGGCTCCACTCCCGCGACGCCGTTCCTGCGATTCTGGCCCTCCAGCAATCTGCGGAGCAGATTCGCCAGGCTGAGCTTGCCCGTTCTGCATCGAAGCTAGCCGAGCTGACGCCCGGTCAGGCTGCAGCGGTAGAAGCCCTGACGCGCTCCCTCACCGCCAAGCTGCTGCACCCACAGTTGAGAGCGCTTCGCCAGACCACCCCCGCAAAAGACGAACCATAA
- a CDS encoding anhydro-N-acetylmuramic acid kinase, producing MIIAGVMSGTSADGVDVAVCRITAGPDAASPRVKLLRYSSFAYPKAVRAAVLGAMNAEDISTAELARLNWRLGEIYADAVSKACAAANVRGKSLSLVGCHGQTVYHQGIAAKYLGAEVRATWQVGEASVIAERLRVPVVSDFRPADLAAGGQGAPLVPMLDYVMFRSEKVSRILQNLGGIGNLTALPAGCSADGAMAFDTGPGNMVIDGCMERLYGKHFDRGGAVGRRGGVLTDVVQEVLRRPYFSAPPPKSCGREEFGSSFVDGFISRCRKVSTSDADVVATATALTAESVLLGYRSFVWAHVGQAAPLAKVEYVVAGGGAKNAALMDMLREGFGALGVKVRVMEDLGVPAQAKEGVAFALLAWLTWHRLPGNVVAATGATRPVILGKVTF from the coding sequence ATGATTATTGCTGGTGTGATGAGTGGGACTTCGGCGGATGGGGTGGATGTGGCGGTTTGCCGGATTACGGCTGGGCCTGATGCCGCGTCGCCTCGGGTGAAGCTGCTGAGGTATAGCTCGTTCGCGTACCCGAAGGCTGTGCGTGCGGCGGTGCTTGGGGCTATGAATGCTGAGGATATTTCTACTGCGGAGTTGGCCCGGCTGAACTGGCGGCTTGGGGAGATTTATGCGGATGCTGTGAGTAAGGCTTGTGCTGCGGCAAACGTTCGAGGCAAGAGCTTGAGCCTGGTGGGATGTCATGGGCAGACGGTGTACCACCAAGGAATCGCAGCAAAGTATCTGGGTGCGGAGGTGCGAGCTACCTGGCAGGTCGGAGAGGCGAGTGTGATCGCAGAGCGGCTGCGAGTGCCCGTTGTAAGTGACTTTCGACCGGCAGATCTGGCTGCAGGGGGACAGGGGGCTCCGCTGGTGCCGATGCTGGATTACGTGATGTTTCGGTCAGAGAAGGTGAGCCGGATCCTGCAGAACCTTGGGGGGATTGGCAATCTTACGGCGTTGCCTGCGGGGTGCTCGGCTGATGGCGCGATGGCCTTCGACACGGGGCCGGGGAACATGGTCATCGATGGGTGCATGGAGCGGCTGTATGGAAAACACTTCGATCGGGGCGGGGCTGTAGGTAGGCGTGGCGGCGTACTTACCGACGTGGTGCAAGAGGTACTGCGTAGACCGTACTTCTCTGCCCCGCCGCCTAAGAGTTGCGGGCGTGAGGAGTTTGGATCGAGCTTTGTGGACGGATTCATTTCGCGATGTCGGAAGGTAAGTACGAGCGATGCAGATGTAGTGGCTACGGCTACGGCGTTGACAGCCGAGTCGGTGCTGTTGGGTTATCGGAGTTTTGTTTGGGCGCATGTGGGGCAGGCGGCTCCGCTTGCAAAGGTTGAATATGTAGTGGCGGGTGGCGGAGCCAAGAACGCTGCGTTGATGGACATGTTGCGCGAAGGGTTTGGAGCGCTGGGTGTAAAGGTGCGCGTGATGGAGGATTTGGGCGTGCCGGCTCAGGCCAAGGAGGGTGTGGCGTTTGCATTGCTGGCCTGGTTGACGTGGCATCGACTGCCGGGGAACGTTGTGGCTGCAACTGGCGCGACGAGGCCTGTGATCCTAGGGAAGGTTACATTTTGA
- a CDS encoding cytochrome c biogenesis protein, whose protein sequence is MSLLWLKVAVLLYGVAALAVLPAALYDRPRWRHIAIPATIIAVLFHFVSLAEMLNAAHHALPVETHETQALLSLLFALAFLLVYWRFKTVSLGIFLLPICFLLGLIPAYRPGQEIALPLLRTGWIFLHIALLLAAYAALLISLLASLLYLIQERRLKSKAPTLPWLPPLETTDQIALKALLYGLPCMTAGLLIGAVIAEQTIGPSFFLDPKVLLAFAMWLAYASMIFIRRHSGLRGRRAVYLSSFVFFVVLAVWAANQFSAVHRFTAP, encoded by the coding sequence ATGTCCCTTCTCTGGCTCAAAGTCGCAGTTCTGCTCTACGGTGTTGCCGCGCTCGCGGTGCTGCCCGCAGCTCTCTACGATCGCCCACGCTGGCGGCATATCGCCATTCCCGCCACCATCATCGCTGTCCTCTTCCACTTCGTCTCGCTGGCGGAGATGCTCAACGCCGCGCACCATGCGCTTCCCGTAGAAACGCACGAGACCCAGGCGCTTCTCAGCCTCCTCTTTGCGCTCGCCTTTCTGCTGGTGTACTGGCGCTTCAAGACCGTCTCGCTCGGTATCTTTCTGCTTCCGATCTGCTTTCTCCTTGGCCTGATTCCGGCCTATCGGCCCGGGCAGGAGATCGCTCTCCCGCTTCTCCGCACCGGTTGGATCTTCCTGCACATCGCTCTCCTGCTGGCTGCGTATGCTGCGCTGCTGATCTCCTTGCTGGCGTCGTTGCTCTACCTCATCCAGGAGCGCCGCCTGAAGTCCAAGGCGCCGACGCTTCCGTGGCTTCCGCCGCTCGAAACAACGGACCAGATCGCCCTCAAGGCGCTTCTCTACGGACTCCCCTGTATGACCGCAGGCCTGCTCATCGGTGCTGTCATCGCCGAGCAGACGATTGGGCCCTCGTTCTTCCTCGATCCAAAGGTACTTCTCGCCTTTGCGATGTGGCTTGCCTACGCGAGCATGATCTTCATCCGCCGCCACTCCGGGTTGCGCGGCCGTCGAGCGGTCTATCTCTCCTCCTTCGTCTTCTTCGTTGTGCTGGCTGTCTGGGCCGCGAACCAGTTCTCCGCCGTCCACAGGTTCACCGCGCCATGA